The proteins below are encoded in one region of Populus alba chromosome 2, ASM523922v2, whole genome shotgun sequence:
- the LOC118042017 gene encoding calvin cycle protein CP12-3, chloroplastic, with the protein MASLSMILSSSNFSSRSDVFGNKLFNGRSVAVKGTGREWGGSKRVLKEARVKAKMGGGGGGVAKFKGTQMREKQLTEMIEKKVVEAKEVCEGDETSDECKVAWDEVEEVSQAKADFRRRLEKQDPLEYYCQDNPETDECRVYED; encoded by the coding sequence ATGGCATCTTTGTCCATGATTCTGTCTTCATCTAATTTCTCATCAAGATCTGATGTTTTTGGCAACAAATTGTTCAACGGAAGATCTGTTGCTGTAAAGGGTACTGGTAGGGAGTGGGGCGGTAGTAAGAGGGTTTTGAAAGAGGCGAGGGTGAAGGCAAAAATggggggaggaggaggaggagtggCAAAGTTCAAAGGGACCCAGATGAGAGAGAAGCAGCTGACAGAGATGATAGAGAAGAAAGTCGTGGAAGCAAAGGAAGTGTGCGAGGGAGACGAGACATCAGACGAGTGCAAGGTGGCATGGGACGAAGTAGAGGAGGTGAGCCAAGCAAAGGCTGATTTCCGGCGCAGGTTGGAGAAACAGGATCCTCTCGAGTATTACTGTCAGGACAATCCTGAGACCGACGAGTGTCGTGTCTATGAAGATTGA